The Brassica napus cultivar Da-Ae chromosome C7, Da-Ae, whole genome shotgun sequence genome has a segment encoding these proteins:
- the LOC106352177 gene encoding agamous-like MADS-box protein AGL80: MILVYVDICMCGCVYKEHYPTLKFIRNKHKKRVMTRNRVKMAYIENETSRKATFRKRKGGIMKKALELSTLCDVPIAVIVQSEYNSVPEVFPPSRQAMGNVVARWDSLPLVDKTKKMMNQEQFIQQRITKATESCKKVAKENKELAMKEVMYDCLRGDTAPCDLGEGELRDLGGVIDQYIKGLNRRIQVLMRDHASSSTSVVPDADVATSVAMPTAEMGSSSNVKDFDLNQTQSE; encoded by the coding sequence ATGATATTGGTATATGTAGATATATGTATGTGTGGGTGTGTATATAAAGAGCACTACCCCACtttgaaatttataagaaacaaacacaaaaaaagaGTCATGACAAGAAACAGGGTGAAGATGGCTTACATAGAGAATGAGACTTCAAGGAAGGCAACATTCAGGAAAAGAAAAGGAGGTATCATGAAGAAAGCCTTGGAGTTGTCAACTCTCTGTGACGTCCCAATAGCCGTAATCGTCCAGAGCGAGTACAACTCGGTCCCTGAGGTGTTCCCTCCATCGAGACAAGCTATGGGAAACGTGGTGGCCAGATGGGATTCGTTGCCGCTCGTTGACAAGACCAAGAAGATGATGAACCAAGAGCAGTTTATCCAACAGAGGATCACCAAAGCAACTGAGAGTTGCAAGAAGGTCGCGAAGGAGAACAAAGAGTTGGCGATGAAGGAGGTCATGTATGATTGTCTCCGTGGCGACACTGCGCCATGTGATCTTGGTGAGGGTGAACTTCGTGATTTGGGTGGTGTTATTGACCAGTATATCAAAGGTCTTAATCGTAGGATCCAGGTTCTTATGAGGGACCATGCATCGTCCTCCACCTCTGTTGTTCCTGATGCTGATGTTGCAACATCTGTTGCCATGCCTACAGCTGAGATGGGTTCTTCCTCAAACGTCAAGGACTTTGATCTGAATCAGACACAGAGTGAGTGA